The sequence CTATGTATTGACGTCCCTCCTGGAAGGTGTGATCCAGCGGGGCACTGCGAGCAAAGCGAAAGTGCTCGGACTCCCAGGGGCAGTGGCAGGAAAAACCGGCACAACCGACGGTTATCGCGATGCCTGGTTCGTCGGCTACACATCCGATGTGGTCATTGGAGTCTGGGTTGGATTCGACGATGAGCGATCTCTGCGTCTTGCAGGGTCCCAGGCGGCCTTACCTATCTGGATCGATCTCGCACGCCGGATTATTCCGCCCACTGCATCCCCGTTCGTGATGCCGCCAGGTGTCGTGACGCGCACCATCGATCCGAAAACAGGGCAGCTGGCCACCACTCAATGTCCCGAGGAGGTATCGGAAGTCTTTATCGAGGGCACTGAACCGACCGTCTATTGTGAAGTGCATGGAGAGGGGATATGGGAACGGCTCAGGCACACTTTCGGATTCTCCTAGGACTCGCCAAGGGGAATGGTGTAAGCTCACGCCAGGGACCGGACGAAAGGGGGGATGACGCATGAAGGGCAATAGCTTTGGCGGAGATGACAACATTACCCTCTTGGCCAAGGGGGTGGTGCTGAAAGGCGAGATTCACGTTGAAGGGACGGTACGGATCGATGGTCGTCTCGACGGTGACATTCAGACCAGGGGCCAGGTCATCATCGGCGAGGATGGACTGGTCCAGGGAACGATTACAGCCGGCTCAGTCGTCAGCAGTGGCCGCATCAAGGCCAAGGTGATGGCAAATGAGCGAGTCCAGTTGATGAAGACGGCGACGCTCATCGGAGAGGTACTCACGCCGTTGTTGGTCATTGAAGAGGGTGCCAAGCTTCAAGGTGTGACGGACATGGGGGTCACGCCCTGGACCGACGAGCTTCCGAAGTTGCCAGGCGGCGTCAGCGATCTATCCGCACACCGGGCCAAACAGGTCCAGCTCCTTGATAAAGAAGCCGGCGGCGACATGCGTTGACGAGGGTCACCTGTCCGTTCCCGTGTTGGTCCATTCCATGAAGAAGCGCCATAACCCTTCACTATGGCTTGTTCGTCAGGCTCCTCCTGTTGATCCTAACCATGATGCTGAAGCAGCCTGCAGAAACTAGTTGGGCTAGGCCAACCCGTCTCGCCCGTCGCGCCTTTCACGCCCACACGTCATTCCAGTGGAATGGTGATGGCGATGCCACCCATGACATCGTTGAGCTTGAAGTCCCGTTTCGGGCTGAGCAAGTGACCGTTGTGGCAGTCGATACAGGCCTGTGAGACAGCAAGATCCGGATAGATTGCCTGGAAATATTGTTTGCGCCCGCTCGTCACAATTCCTGTGACCGGCATGGAGGGATTCTTCCGGAGAGACTCTAGGGCGTTGCGTTCAAGGTCGCTCACTGGAGCATTGCGCCGATAGATAGGCCAGAGGCCGATCAGCCGATACCGAATCTCACTTCCGTTTTCTGCTGCCAGTTTGCCCGAATGCTGAAGGAACTGCGCCGGCAGCATGAGGGCATTCTCCTGTTCCCAATGTTCGGACGCCGAGGCCACCCCTTTCGCCTGGAGCCGATTGACGATTTCCGTCGTATATAACGTGCGATCGGCTTTGATCACGTCATAGATATACGCCGCTGCTTTCTCCGGCTGGATGCCTGGCGATCCAGACCGTTCCTTTGCGGAGAAGGCGGAGGGCCCCCACCAGAGTCCGGAGATTAGGATGGAAAGGGCTGCGGTGTAGAGTGAGACTGTGACTCGATGCATGGAGCCTCCTGTGGGGGTGGCAGAGGAGGGATGAGGGGGAGAGTGACGATGCAGGACGTGCCTCTCCCCTCCTGGCTCTCAATTCTGATGTCCCCTCCAAATTTCTTGATGATGCGGCGCGCGACGGTCAGGCCGAGCCCTGATCCTTCGCCCTGTCCCTTCGTGGTAAAGAAGGGGTCGAAAATTTTCGATAGGTGCTGTTTTGGAATGCCGGGGCCCGAATCTTCGATCGTGGTCACGACGGAGGTATCGATGAGAGAGGTTGAGAGGCGCAAGCTGCCCCGGCCCTTCATCGCCTGGATGGCATTCGTGAGCAGGTTTGCGAAGGCCTGTCTCAATTGGTCGGGGAGGGCCAGTACCGAGGAGTCTCCCGCATACGATTTCTGAATGGTGAGTCCTGAAGTGTCTAGGCTACCAGTGACTGTCGCGATGGCCTGATCGAGTTCCCGTTCGAGGTGAACCGCATGCCGTTGATTCGACGTCTCGCGGGCCGTGACGCCGGTGAAGTCTCGAATGATCGCCGCCATCCGACGGCCATGTTGGACGATGTCGCGGGCATAGGATCTTGCGCGGTCGAGGTCGGCTTCTTCTTCGATCGCTTCTCCAAGTCCAAGAATTCCGAAGAGAGGATTGTTCAGCTCATGTCCGATTCCGGCTGTGAGGGTCCCCAAGCTGCCTGATTTCTCCGCTTGGATGATCTTGTCTTGGAGGAGGCTGTCGTCAGTCGTATCCCTGAAGACCAAGCCGACCCGATCCTCTCCTCGGTTTCTCCCTACCATGTGAAACCACTGATAGTGATATCGTCTGGAGCCGATCTGAATCTCCTGGCGATTGTTTGGTTCCGCCATCCCCGTCTCAGGTGCCAACGGATCACGGGCGCGGTTGACAGCAGCGGTATCTTCTGTCCCAGACGCTGTCTCGACTGTGCCCCCGTTTCGCGCGCGTCGGAATTCTTTTTGCAAATG comes from Nitrospirota bacterium and encodes:
- a CDS encoding polymer-forming cytoskeletal protein, with product MKGNSFGGDDNITLLAKGVVLKGEIHVEGTVRIDGRLDGDIQTRGQVIIGEDGLVQGTITAGSVVSSGRIKAKVMANERVQLMKTATLIGEVLTPLLVIEEGAKLQGVTDMGVTPWTDELPKLPGGVSDLSAHRAKQVQLLDKEAGGDMR
- a CDS encoding DUF3365 domain-containing protein; this encodes MHRVTVSLYTAALSILISGLWWGPSAFSAKERSGSPGIQPEKAAAYIYDVIKADRTLYTTEIVNRLQAKGVASASEHWEQENALMLPAQFLQHSGKLAAENGSEIRYRLIGLWPIYRRNAPVSDLERNALESLRKNPSMPVTGIVTSGRKQYFQAIYPDLAVSQACIDCHNGHLLSPKRDFKLNDVMGGIAITIPLE